The Megasphaera elsdenii DSM 20460 genome includes the window GGCGGATCAAGCGCCGCTGCATGGCCAGCGGCTGAGCCAGCAAACCTTTCTTATCCAGGGCCGGCATGGCGCCGTCTGGAAGGGCGAGCTGCTGGTACAGGGCTTCTGCCGCGTTTTCCAGAAAGACTTCGTCGGCCCTGACGATGTCGGCCAGGCGGTTCAAGTCCGCTGTAATGGCCGGGTTGTACTGCTGCAGCTGCGGCAACAGATCCAGCCGTATCCGGTTGCGGCTGTAGCGCCGGCTGTCATTGGTCTCATCGTGGCAGACCGGCAGCTGGCGCTGGGCGGCGTAGGCTGTCAATTCAGCCTTGGTCACAGCCAGGAGCGGGCGGATGATGTCGCCCCGCCTGGGAGCCATGCCACAAAGGCCGTCGAGGCCGCTGCCACGCAAGAGATGGAGCAGTACCGTTTCGGCCTGGTCATCGGCATGATGGGCCACGGCAATGCGGTCTGCCCCACAGGCCCGGGCCGTTTCCCGCAGGATGCGGTAACGTTCCCGCCGCCCTACGGCTTCTTCCGAAGCCTTTTCTTTCCGGGCCAGGGCCGGCACGTCGACATACTGCCAGGCAAAACCACAGTGGCGGCGCAGGGCTTCCTGCCGAACCAGGGCGACTTCGTCGTCGGCAGCCCGGCGGATGCCGTGATGGACGTAACAGGCCGTCAGGCTTAGCCTATATAACGGGGCCAGGCGGTTCAGTATATCCAGCAGGGCCAGCGAATCGGGCCCACCGGAGCAGGCGACGACCAGGGCCCTTCCCGGCTGCCACAGGTCGTGCTGCCTGCCGTAAGCGTCTACGCGTTCGACGAGGTTCACGGCTGGCGGTCCCGGGAATTCCAGGCCGCATCATGGAAAGAATGGCGGAAAAAGACGCCTTCCATGAGGTCCCGTTCACTGACGGTAATCGCCGGGATCTGATACCGCTGAAGAAAGGACTTGGCGATGAGCAGGCCGGCGATGATGATATCGCTGCGCTTGGGCTGAAGGCCCGGCACATGGCGCCGTTCTTCCGGCGTCATGGCCTGGAGCCGTTCGATATGACCGCACAGGGCTTCATAAGAAATGCAGTGGCCTTCGACTTTTTCCGCATCGTAGACGGCCAGCTGCAGATCCATGGCGGCCAGCGTCGTCAGCGTCCCACCGACGCCGATGAGCAGATCCGGCCGTATCTTCATGGGCAGCCATTCCTGATAGCAATGGCGCTCCAGATGAGCCACATCCTGATGGCTCATGACCTCGCCCCGCGTAAAGCGCACCGCACCCATGGGATAACTGTGGGACCAGCACAGGTCCCCGCCCCGGCCGGCAGCGACTTCACTGCTGCCGCCGCCGATGT containing:
- a CDS encoding Ppx/GppA phosphatase family protein — translated: MEYQKYAVIDIGSNSLRLMTGWQEVPGTWIFSPKELATTRLGKDIDETHHLSPAGMEASFAAMERWKGQLTGIPVCAVATSAVREAVDGQAFLAEVRARFGWHCRAISGLEEASLSFTGATASLNPDVTAAVIDIGGGSSEVAAGRGGDLCWSHSYPMGAVRFTRGEVMSHQDVAHLERHCYQEWLPMKIRPDLLIGVGGTLTTLAAMDLQLAVYDAEKVEGHCISYEALCGHIERLQAMTPEERRHVPGLQPKRSDIIIAGLLIAKSFLQRYQIPAITVSERDLMEGVFFRHSFHDAAWNSRDRQP
- the tilS gene encoding tRNA lysidine(34) synthetase TilS, with the protein product MNLVERVDAYGRQHDLWQPGRALVVACSGGPDSLALLDILNRLAPLYRLSLTACYVHHGIRRAADDEVALVRQEALRRHCGFAWQYVDVPALARKEKASEEAVGRRERYRILRETARACGADRIAVAHHADDQAETVLLHLLRGSGLDGLCGMAPRRGDIIRPLLAVTKAELTAYAAQRQLPVCHDETNDSRRYSRNRIRLDLLPQLQQYNPAITADLNRLADIVRADEVFLENAAEALYQQLALPDGAMPALDKKGLLAQPLAMQRRLIRRLWQEGTGSRQDLPFHYVETIRDLAAKGAGKQFQCGRACVYTTRTALCLGPAVPRRRRHR